Proteins from one Bacteroidales bacterium genomic window:
- a CDS encoding LysE family translocator, with product MTWFLPWFGLMFPLAFSAGPNNLMCASCGAAYGFRKTLPLILGINTIIALYSIMAGTGIGELFIHNPWLMKYFRIAGCIYILWLAYGFFRAGMKKDNTVTVQSPGYFTGIVISALNPKLIFALILMYSQFFNPSGKLAHQVVVLTIAVVLLSASAHVVWTMAGNFLSLLLRTDRMQKVQYFFYGSMLVLVAFWLIL from the coding sequence ATGACGTGGTTTCTGCCCTGGTTTGGTCTCATGTTTCCACTGGCCTTCAGTGCCGGTCCGAATAATCTGATGTGTGCTTCCTGCGGGGCGGCCTATGGCTTTCGCAAAACCCTGCCACTGATTCTGGGCATCAATACAATCATTGCCCTGTACAGCATAATGGCCGGTACGGGCATAGGAGAACTGTTCATTCATAATCCCTGGTTGATGAAGTATTTCCGCATTGCCGGCTGCATCTATATTCTTTGGCTGGCTTACGGATTCTTCCGGGCCGGAATGAAGAAAGACAATACTGTGACGGTTCAGTCTCCCGGATATTTTACAGGAATAGTCATCAGTGCACTGAACCCGAAACTCATTTTTGCACTGATACTTATGTATTCCCAGTTTTTCAATCCATCCGGCAAGCTGGCCCATCAGGTTGTAGTGCTCACAATAGCTGTGGTGCTTTTATCGGCTTCAGCTCATGTGGTATGGACTATGGCAGGAAATTTTCTGTCCCTGCTACTGCGGACTGATCGAATGCAGAAAGTTCAGTATTTTTTCTATGGATCCATGCTGGTGTTAGTAGCCTTCTGGCTTATACTTTAA
- a CDS encoding nitroreductase has product MENFLELARLRYSCRNFQPRAVDEKDLMKVLEAGRIAPSAANLQPWYFIVVREQEQLKRVKACYHRTWIESAPCVIVICGDHGRSWKRDDGKDHCDIDVAIAVDHMTLAAADAGLGTCWVCKFDAVRCAEILSLPSHIEPVVLLPLGYPADQADPERHATARKKLADIVRFEKF; this is encoded by the coding sequence ATGGAAAATTTTCTTGAACTGGCACGGTTACGTTATTCATGCCGGAATTTTCAGCCCCGGGCGGTTGATGAAAAGGATCTGATGAAGGTGCTGGAAGCCGGCAGGATTGCTCCCTCGGCGGCCAATCTGCAGCCCTGGTATTTTATTGTTGTCAGGGAGCAGGAACAGCTTAAGAGGGTGAAAGCCTGTTATCACAGGACGTGGATTGAATCGGCGCCCTGTGTTATTGTTATCTGCGGCGACCACGGCCGGTCGTGGAAGCGCGATGACGGGAAAGACCATTGCGATATTGATGTGGCCATTGCCGTTGACCATATGACCCTTGCCGCAGCCGATGCCGGTCTTGGAACCTGCTGGGTCTGCAAGTTCGATGCTGTGCGTTGTGCTGAAATTCTCTCCCTTCCTTCGCATATCGAGCCTGTCGTCCTTCTTCCCCTGGGATATCCGGCCGATCAGGCTGATCCGGAACGGCATGCAACAGCCCGGAAAAAACTTGCCGACATAGTGCGGTTCGAGAAATTCTGA